Part of the Thiohalophilus sp. genome is shown below.
GGAATTACAGGGACAGGCCATCTGGCTGGGCTGGTCGCTGGGCGGCATGGCGGCACTGCAGATCGCCTTACAGCACCCTGAACAGACCCGTGCTCTGGTGCTGGTGGCCAGTACGGCACGTTTCAGTCAAGCCGATGACTGGCCGCATGCGATGTCGGTGTCGTTACTTGATACCTTTGCGGAACAGCTGGCCGAGGATTATCAACCCACACTGCAGCGTTTTCTGGCCTTGCAGGTCAAAGGAAGTGATGATGCCAGAGCGGCGCTGCGCACGCTGCGTCAGCGGGTTCTGGACAATGCCGAGGTGAATGTTTTGGCCCTGCAAAGCGGGTTGGCCATATTGAAACAGGCCGATTTGCGCCATCGGCTACATGAAATCCGACACCTGCCGGTGCTGATGGTGTTCGGGGCGTATGACATGCTGGTGCCGTTGTCGACAGCAAAGGCATTGGCGGGCTACTTTGACAACAGTCTGCAGGTGGTAATCGACGGCGCGGGACATGCGCCGTTTGTCTCACAGCCACAGTTATTCATTCAACACGTGATAACCTATCTACATGCAACAAAATGATGCACAGATAATCGATAAACGTCAGGCCCGGGGCGCGTTTGATCGCGCCGCGGGCAGCTATGATCAGGCGGCCGTATTACAACGCGAGGTGGCCGATCGTATTCTGGAGCGGCTGGATTATATCAAGCATGTACCGCAACGGCTGCTGGATGTCGGTTGCGGGACCGGCTATACCCTGCAACCCCTCGCTCGACGCTATCCCGGCAGCGAAATCTGGGCGCTGGACGTCTCGCTCAATATGCTGGGACAGGCACGGCGCAAACCGTCGTTGTGGCAAAAGTTTCGCGGTCGGTTTCGCTATGTGGCCGGTGATGCCGAGCAATTACCCATGGCTGATGCCAGTGTGGATATGATCTTCTCCAGTCTGGCGATGCAGTGGTGCGTGGATCTGGATCGGACTTTTGCCGAAATGCGTCGGGTTCTCAAGCCGGACGGTTTGCTGATGTTCAGTACTTTCGGTCCTGATACGCTCAGGGAGCTGCGCCACTGTTTTGAATCCGTCGATGATTATTCACATACCAATCAGTTTATCGATATGCATGATATAGGCGATGCCTTGTTACGTAGCGGGTTCGGCGACCCGGTCATGGATATGGAGATGCTGACGGTGACCTATGATGATGTCATGGCTATTATGCGCGATCTTAAACAGATCGGTGCACATAATGTCACCCAGGGACGCGCCCGTGGCCTGACAGGCAAGCGGCGTATGCAGGCGGTGAGCAAGGCGTATGAACAATTTCGTCAGGATCAACGCCTGCCTGTGTCTTATGAAGTGCTGTACGGCCATGCCTGGGCAATGGATAATATCGAACAAGGTTGTGCGGTGCCTCAATCGGTTAATGTGTCCTTTGACGCCGGCCGATCATGACTGAGGCAGCATACCCGGGTGTATTTGTGACCGGCACCGATACGGAGATCGGTAAAACCGTTTGCAGTTGTCTGTTGATCGACGCCTTGCGGCAGCGTGGCTTGCGCGTGGCCGGTATGAAGCCGGTCGCCAGCGGCGGCCAGTATCAGCAAGGGCGACTGGTCAATGACGATGCCCTGAAATTGCAGCAACAGTCCGGCCTGAACCCGGCTTATGAGTGGGTCAATCCGTATGTCTTCGAGCCCCCTGTTGCCCCTCATCTGGCCGCCCGACAGGCCGGGGAGATCATCCGCCCCGAACCGATTCAACAGGCATTTTCCCGATTAAAAACCGATGCCGATCAGGTCGTGGTCGAGGGCGTGGGCGGCTGGCGAGTGCCGTTGGCGGAAGGGTTCTCCGTGTCCGATCTGCCGCAGTTGCTAAACCTGCCAGTGGTACTGGTGATCGGGATGCGTCTGGGTTGTCTTAATCATGCACTGTTAACGATAGAAAGTATCGAACACAGCGGTAGCAAACTGCTGGGCTGGATGGCCAATTACCTCGATCCCGGTTTCGATGCGCAACAGGCGAATTTCAAAACGCTTGAATCCCGTCTTAAAGCGCCTTGTCTGGCGCAGATCCCCTACCATTGTGAACCCTTCACCCCGACACAACAGCGAGAACTGGCTGCAAGCATAAATATAAGCTGGTTGTAATATTCTGAAAGAATGAAAGTACTTGGCAAATTAACTGGCGATTAATAAGGTTATTAACTGAGTGAACCAGGCTGGCGCTATCGCTAAAATCGATAGCTGGCATAAATATCACAAAATACTAATTAAGATATAAGCATATAAGCAATTACTTTTATATCTGTTTATTATAAGCCTATTCTATCTTTTTTATTGCGCGGCCCACTCCGCCTGATTACCATGCACAACAGCCTGAACGCGGGACGCGCTGTGGCGGATGAAAATAATAATGTCCGAGAACGAATTGAATCACACCCTGGTGACGGAACAGCGGGCAGACAAAAACGACAAGTACAATATAAAAAAGAATTACCTGCGCACGTCAGCTTTTATTTCGAGCAGGGTTGTAGAGCGGCGGGCGTTTAAAACTCTAATCAAAAATTAGTAAATCCCAACCGGAAGAGGTAGAGGTATGTCGGCAAATACGATAACGAGAAAGCTCCGAAGCTTCCTATATGCTGTTTTGCTGTTGGGGCCGGGCAGCGCGTTCGCGGAATATAAACTGAATATGCCCGAGACTGTCACGGTCGTCGGCAAGGAGATATTCGGTCTGCATATGCTGGTGCTCTGGATTGTTACTATCGTCGGTATCGGCGTTTTCGGGGTGATCATCTATTCACTGTTTAAACATCGCAAATCAAAAGGCGCGGTGGCATCCCAGTTTCACGAAAGCACGACCGTGGAGGTCATCTGGACGATTATACCGCTGGTGATTCTGGTACTGATTGCGATTCCGGCTACCAAAACCCTGCTCAAATATGAAGATACGGGCAATGCCGATGTGACCGTCAAGGCAACCGGTTGGCAGTGGAAGTGGCAATATGAATACCTGGACGAAGGTGTGAGCTTTTTCAGTAATCTCGATCAGGCCAGCAACGAGGCCCGGCAGAAAGATTCCGGTGTCGATGTGCGAACTGTTGAAAATTACCTGTTGGATGTCGACAATCCGATCGTGGTTCCAGTGAACAAGAAAGTCCGCATCCTGACCACTTCCAATGACGTTATCCACGCCTGGTGGGTGCCCGATCTCGGCGTCAAGCGTGATGCGATTCCCGGGTATATTAATGAAAGCTGGTTCAAGGCCACCGAAACCGGCACCTATCGCGGCCAGTGCGCCGAGCTGTGCGGTATAAATCATGGCTTTATGCCCATCGTGGTCAAAGTTGTCGCCGAAAATGAATACAACGACTGGGTTGCCGAACAAAAAGCAGCGGCCGCAGCAGCCAACGCGGGCAGTGATCGTGAATGGACCAAGGATGAACTGATGGCTCGTGGTGAAGAAGTCTATAAGGGAACCTGCGCCGCCTGCCATCAGGCGAATGGACAAGGTATTCCGGGAGCCTTCCCGTCATTGGCAGGTGGTGCATTGACCACCGGTCCGGCGGAAGGCCATATTGACATCGTCTTGAACGGTAAGAGCGGTACCGCCATGCAGGCCTTTGGCCCACAGCTGAATGATGCCGATCTGGCCGCAGTTATCACCTATGAACGCAACAGCTGGGGTAACAGCGCCAGTGTTGTACAACCGTCAGACGTTAAGGCAGCGCGCTAAGGCGTAGTGGAGGATATAAGAATGAGTACAGTAGCTGCGACACACGAGCATCAACACCCGACGGGTATTACGCGTTGGCTGTTTACGACCAACCATAAAGATATCGGTACCCTGTATCTGTGGTTCGCGTTCATCATGTTCCTGCTGGGCGGGACCATGGCTATGGTCATTCGTGCCGAGCTGTTCCAGCCGGGCATGCAGGTCGTCGACCCGCACTTCTTTAACCAGATGACCACCATGCACGGCCTGATTATGGTCTTCGGGGCGGTCATGCCGGCCTTCGTCGGTCTGGCCAACTGGCAGATTCCATTGATGATCGGCGCGCCGGACATGGCACTGCCGCGCATGAACAACTGGTCCTTCTGGATTCTGCCGTTTGCCGGCACCATGCTGATCAGCACCCTGTTCATGGAAGGCGGCGGCCCGGCGTTCGGTTGGACTTTCTACGCGCCGTTGTCCACCACCTTCGCACCGGCGAGTACTGACTTCTTTATCTTTGCGATTCACTTGCTCGGCTTTTCGTCCATCATGGGCGCGATCAACATCATTGCGACCATTTTGAACATGCGTGCGCCGGGCATGACCCTGATGAAGATGCCGCTGTTCGTCTGGACCTGGCTGATTACCGCCTTCCTGCTGATTGCGGTGATGCCGGTTCTGGCCGGGGCGGTAACTATGATGCTGACCGACCGCAACTTCGGCACCAGCTTCTTTGATGCGGCCGGTGGTGGTGACCCGGTTCTGTTCCAGCATGTGTTCTGGTTCTTCGGTCATCCCGAGGTGTATATCATGATCCTGCCGGCCTTCGGCGTGGTCTCGCAGATCATCCCGACGTTCGCGCGCAAGCCGCTGTTCGGTTATGCCTCGATGGTCTATGCCACCGCGGCGATTGCGTTCCTCTCGTTCATCGTCTGGGCGCATCATATGTTTACTGTCGGAATGCCGGTCGCGGGTGAGCTGTACTTTATGTACGCGACGGTCATGATTGCCGTGCCCACCGCGGTCAAGGTCTTCAACTGGACCGCAACCATGTGGAAGGGATCGATGACCTTCGAGGCCCCGATGCTGTGGGCGATTGCCTTTGTTTTCCTGTTCACCATCGGCGGCTTTACCGGCCTGATGCTGGGTGTCGCGCCGGCTGACTTCCAGTACCACGATACCTATTTCGTGGTCGCGCATTTCCACTATGTACTGGTCACCGGGGCAGTCTTCGCTATCATTGCGGGTGTTTATTACTGGTTGCCGAAGTGGACCGGTAACATGTACAGCGAAACCCTGGCCAAGTGGCACTTCTGGCTGTCAGCCATCTCAGTCAATGTGCTGTTCTTCCCGATGCATTTTGTCGGTCTGGCCGGTATGCCGCGACGGATTCCGGACTATTCGCCGATGTTCGCCGAGTTCAACATGATGGCCTCTCTTGGCGGCTTCGTCTTCGGTGCCAGTCAGTT
Proteins encoded:
- the bioH gene encoding pimeloyl-ACP methyl ester esterase BioH → MIGAAPLHVSRIGEGPDLVLLHGWGMHSGIWHDLIEPLQQEYCLHLVDLPGHGQSQHACGDFNLEQLADMIWQSVSPELQGQAIWLGWSLGGMAALQIALQHPEQTRALVLVASTARFSQADDWPHAMSVSLLDTFAEQLAEDYQPTLQRFLALQVKGSDDARAALRTLRQRVLDNAEVNVLALQSGLAILKQADLRHRLHEIRHLPVLMVFGAYDMLVPLSTAKALAGYFDNSLQVVIDGAGHAPFVSQPQLFIQHVITYLHATK
- the bioC gene encoding malonyl-ACP O-methyltransferase BioC, producing MQQNDAQIIDKRQARGAFDRAAGSYDQAAVLQREVADRILERLDYIKHVPQRLLDVGCGTGYTLQPLARRYPGSEIWALDVSLNMLGQARRKPSLWQKFRGRFRYVAGDAEQLPMADASVDMIFSSLAMQWCVDLDRTFAEMRRVLKPDGLLMFSTFGPDTLRELRHCFESVDDYSHTNQFIDMHDIGDALLRSGFGDPVMDMEMLTVTYDDVMAIMRDLKQIGAHNVTQGRARGLTGKRRMQAVSKAYEQFRQDQRLPVSYEVLYGHAWAMDNIEQGCAVPQSVNVSFDAGRS
- the bioD gene encoding dethiobiotin synthase codes for the protein MTEAAYPGVFVTGTDTEIGKTVCSCLLIDALRQRGLRVAGMKPVASGGQYQQGRLVNDDALKLQQQSGLNPAYEWVNPYVFEPPVAPHLAARQAGEIIRPEPIQQAFSRLKTDADQVVVEGVGGWRVPLAEGFSVSDLPQLLNLPVVLVIGMRLGCLNHALLTIESIEHSGSKLLGWMANYLDPGFDAQQANFKTLESRLKAPCLAQIPYHCEPFTPTQQRELAASINISWL
- the coxB gene encoding cytochrome c oxidase subunit II; the encoded protein is MSANTITRKLRSFLYAVLLLGPGSAFAEYKLNMPETVTVVGKEIFGLHMLVLWIVTIVGIGVFGVIIYSLFKHRKSKGAVASQFHESTTVEVIWTIIPLVILVLIAIPATKTLLKYEDTGNADVTVKATGWQWKWQYEYLDEGVSFFSNLDQASNEARQKDSGVDVRTVENYLLDVDNPIVVPVNKKVRILTTSNDVIHAWWVPDLGVKRDAIPGYINESWFKATETGTYRGQCAELCGINHGFMPIVVKVVAENEYNDWVAEQKAAAAAANAGSDREWTKDELMARGEEVYKGTCAACHQANGQGIPGAFPSLAGGALTTGPAEGHIDIVLNGKSGTAMQAFGPQLNDADLAAVITYERNSWGNSASVVQPSDVKAAR
- the ctaD gene encoding cytochrome c oxidase subunit I → MSTVAATHEHQHPTGITRWLFTTNHKDIGTLYLWFAFIMFLLGGTMAMVIRAELFQPGMQVVDPHFFNQMTTMHGLIMVFGAVMPAFVGLANWQIPLMIGAPDMALPRMNNWSFWILPFAGTMLISTLFMEGGGPAFGWTFYAPLSTTFAPASTDFFIFAIHLLGFSSIMGAINIIATILNMRAPGMTLMKMPLFVWTWLITAFLLIAVMPVLAGAVTMMLTDRNFGTSFFDAAGGGDPVLFQHVFWFFGHPEVYIMILPAFGVVSQIIPTFARKPLFGYASMVYATAAIAFLSFIVWAHHMFTVGMPVAGELYFMYATVMIAVPTAVKVFNWTATMWKGSMTFEAPMLWAIAFVFLFTIGGFTGLMLGVAPADFQYHDTYFVVAHFHYVLVTGAVFAIIAGVYYWLPKWTGNMYSETLAKWHFWLSAISVNVLFFPMHFVGLAGMPRRIPDYSPMFAEFNMMASLGGFVFGASQLLFLYIIIKTIRGGEKATSKVWEGAEGLEWSIPSPAPYHTFETPPQVK